Within Candidatus Eremiobacterota bacterium, the genomic segment GCCGCGATCGGCTTCGCCGGCCGGCGCGTGATCGAGCAGACGATCCGCCAGAAGCTGCCGGAGAACTTCCAAACCGCGGAGTTCTTGCTGGAAAAGGGCGCGCTCGACATGGTCGTCGAGCGCAAGGACGTGAAGAGCCGGCTGGTGCGGTTGCTGGACTACGGTCTGGGCGGAGGGCGCCCCACGAACGGCAAGGCCGCCGCCGCGCCCGAGCCGGCGGCCTCGGAGCGCCCCGCGTGAACGTGATCGTCGAGCGCGAGAAGGGGCTGCTGGAGCTCGAGCAGCGAATCGACGAGCTGAAGTTGCATGCCGCGCAGCAGCCGGTCGACATGAGCGCCGAGATCCGCGCGCTGGAGGCCAAGTATGCGGAGATCCAGCGCGAGATCTTCGGAACGATGACGCCGTGGCAGCGCGTCCACATGGCGCGCCATCCCAAACGCCCGATCGGCTCGGACTACGTCCGCGCGCTCGACCAGTTCGACGAGCTCCACGGCGACCGCCATTTCCGTGACGACCACGCGATCGTCGCCGGGTTCGCGAAGCTGCGCGGCCGCCGCGTCGTCGCGATCGCGCAAGACAAGGGCCGCGACACCAAGGAAAAGGTCTTCCGGAACTTCGGCATGCCCGCTCCCGAAGGCTATCGCAAGGTGATCCGGCTGGTGCAGCTCGCCGACCATCTCGGCCTGCCGGTGGTGACCTTCGTCGACACGAGCGGCGCCGACCCCGGCATCGGCTCCGAGGAGCGCGCGCAGTCGGAAGCGATCGCGCAGTCGCTCTTCGAGCTGGCCGATGCGCGCGTCCCGATCGTCGCGACGATCATCGGCGAAGGGGGTTCGGGCGGCGCGCTCGCGCTCGCGCTCGCGGACCGGGTTCTGATGCTGGAGCACGCGGTCTACTCCGTCGCTTCGCCCGAAGGCGCCGCCGCGATCCTGTGGGGCGACGCCGCGCGCGCGGAAGAAGCAGCGACGAGGTTGAAGCTGACTTCCGATGACCTCTTGCAGTTCGGAATCGCCGACGAAGTGATTCCGGAGCCGCTCGGCGGCGCGCACCGCGACCCCTCGGGGACCGTCGCGCGCGTCCTCGACGCGGTCGACCGTGCGCTCGGCGTGCTGGCCGGCGTCGCGCCCGACGAGCTGCGCGAGCGCCGCTACCGCAAGTTCCGCCGGATCGGAACCGCCGGCGCGTGAGCTTCGCAACCGCGCTGCGCGTTCTGGGCCGGATCGGCGTCGTGTGCGTCGCCCTGGTTGCGGTCTCGCTGATCGGCGTGCAGTACGCGCGCGCGATCGGGCGCAACCTCGCGCTCGCGCACGAGTTGCACGCCGTTCAGCGCGACGTCGTCGCGCTCAAAGCCAAGCGTGCCGCGCAGGCCGCGCGCATTCGCCGCCTCTCCGACCCGCGCGGCGCGGTCCCGGAGATTCACGACCGGCTGCACTTGGTCGGCGACAAAGAAGCGATCATCTACCTGAAGCACGGCCGGCAGCCGTGAGCGAGCGCGTTCGAGGCAGCGTCATCAACGTGCACAACCTCGGCGCGACGGTGCGGCTCGAGGACGGACGGCTGGTCGCGGCGCCGATCGGCGACGTGAACAAGAACCGCAACGCCTATTCGCGCGCGCTCGAGCGCAAGGAGGGGACGCTGCCTTTCGATCTGGTCGGAAAGATGGTCGTGCTCGCGCAGACCCGCGTCGACGAGATCGCGCCGACCACCGAGCCGCCGGTTCTGACCGACCCCTCGTTCGAGGCGCAGATCGCCGCGTACCTGAAATCGACCGAGGAGTGGGCGCCGTCGGACCGTCCGCAGCCCTTCGAGCGGCACCTGGTTCGAAAGCAGCAGCGCGCGAAGCTTTTCGACCACCGAACGGAGTAGCCCGCAGCATGGCGATCAAAGAGGTGCGCGTTGACCCGGTCCACGTTCCGGGCTCGTTCGTGCGGTTGCAGGGCGCGTACTCGACGCTGCGGGCGGCCGAGCAGCGCGTCGCGGACTTCATCCTCAAGCACCCCGACGAGCTGATCTACCTCACCGTCACCGAACTGGCCGAGCGCACGGACACCAGCGAGTCGACGGTCGTGCGGCTCTGCCAGAAGATCGGCTACAAAGGATATCAGGAGTTCAAGATCGTCCTCGCGCGCGACCTCGTCGGGCCGACGACCG encodes:
- a CDS encoding acetyl-CoA carboxylase carboxyltransferase subunit alpha, translating into MNVIVEREKGLLELEQRIDELKLHAAQQPVDMSAEIRALEAKYAEIQREIFGTMTPWQRVHMARHPKRPIGSDYVRALDQFDELHGDRHFRDDHAIVAGFAKLRGRRVVAIAQDKGRDTKEKVFRNFGMPAPEGYRKVIRLVQLADHLGLPVVTFVDTSGADPGIGSEERAQSEAIAQSLFELADARVPIVATIIGEGGSGGALALALADRVLMLEHAVYSVASPEGAAAILWGDAARAEEAATRLKLTSDDLLQFGIADEVIPEPLGGAHRDPSGTVARVLDAVDRALGVLAGVAPDELRERRYRKFRRIGTAGA